The Crassaminicella indica genomic interval TTTTTAGATCAAGCTTTAATTCAGTTATTTCAATAATTTCATCTGTTTTCTGTGATATTTTCTTAGTACCTGATGATACCTTATCCGCTAATTTATCTAAAAAATCCACTATTAACACTCCCCTTCTAATATCAATATATTCTATATTTTGATATTAGATATATATATAGGGATCCAACTCAAGAAATTAAAAAAGAGTTAAAAATATAATTCATCAAACAGTAGCTAGATGTTCAGAAGATGAATTATTTAATGATTTTTCATCAGTTTACCAAAAACTCAATTCTCTTAAAAACAAAATGAAGTCTATTGTATATGCAAAAAGCTTTTATAAATAATTAAACTTTGAAGTTGGATCCCTATAGATAAACAACATCAACATAAAAAAAGAAATATATAAAGATAAGTGAATGACTTTGATAACTTTTGTAAAAAAACTTACTGAAATTTCATAAAAAATACGTTAAGAACCTTCATTGTTTGAACGAAGTGAGTTTTGAAGGTTTAGTATTTTTTCATGAAATGAAGTTTTGTTTTTTCAAAAGTTATCTGGAATGAACTATCTTTTATATTTCATTTTAAAGTTGGATCCCTATATATATACTATAAATGTTCATTAATCCTTTTAAGTATGATATATTATAATATATTAGTAAAAAATAGGAGTTGATATTTTGGAAATCATACAATATAATCTTGAAGAAACATTACATATGCCAAAAAATTTTTTAGATCTATATGGTGATGCAAATTTTGCTATATTCGATATTGAGACGACAGGTCTAAACCCTCGTTTTCATAAAGTCATTCTTATAGGGCTTTTATACATAGAAAATGGTAAAATTTCTATAAAACAATTTTTCTGCAACAATAAAAAAGAAGAAAAGGAACTATTATCTGCCTTTAAAGAAGAAATTCAAGAATTTGATATTTTAATAAATTATAATGGAAACACATTTGATATCCCTTTTTTAAATAAAAGATTTTTAGCCAATGAAATTGATTATTCTATTAAAACCTACCAAAGTATTGATCTTCTCAAACTAATTAGAAGGGTTCAAAAAAAACTTAATCTTAATAATTGTAAGCTAAAATCTGTAGAAGCGTATTTAGGTATTCATAGAAATGATAAAATTTCAGGTAAAGAAAGTGTTACCCTTTATAATCAATATGAAAAAGAAAAAAACAAACAAATAAAAGATATTATTCTGCTTCACAATTATGACGATCTATATTATTTTAGTAAAGCTTTTATGATATTAGATAAGATTCATATTGAACAAATTCTCCAAGCCTTTCCTCAAATTTTTCATATTTATAAAAAAAATACATGCTATATTTCAAAGCAATATATTAAAGACAATTCTTTTCATTTAGAAGGAGTCTATAAAAATAATCATATAAATAACTATATCGCTTATGAAAATGGTTTTTGTTTTGAATATGTAAAAAATACAAATACTTTCAAAATCAAAATTCCATTATATAAAGGTCGTCTTTCTTCTGGTGATAAATGCTTATATATTGATCTGTGTGATTTTTCATTTCCTTGTAGAAAAAATCAATCAAATGATTTCATTCCTGAAAATATTATTCTATTCAAACAGAACAATCATATAAAGCCTTTAGATATTCACTTATTTATATCAAAGCTTATACCATATATTTTTAATCAAATGCAATAAAAAACAAGCTCAAATGAGCTTGTTTTTTATTGGTGCCCAGAGGCGGAATCGAACCTCCGACACGGGGATTTTCAGTCCCCTGCTCTACCGACTGAGCTATCTGGGCAAATATTCATCTATATATTATATATGGTGGGCCTTCAGGGATTCGAACCCCGGACCTGCCGGTTATGAGCCGGACGCTCTAACCAACTGAGCTAAAGGCCCCTATAAAAAAAAATGGTGGGCTTGGGAGGACTCGAACCTCCGACCTCACGCTTATCAGGCGTGCGCTCTAACCACCTGAGCTACAAGCCCCAATCAATGGTCGAGGTGGCAGGATTTGAACCCGCGGCCCTCTGGTCCCAAACCAGATGCGCTACCAAACTGCGCTACACCTCGATTTTTTTTATGATTGGCAGGGGCAGAAGGACTTGAACCCTCGGCACGTGGTTTTGGAGACCACTGCTCTACCAACTGAGCTATACCCCTAAAATGGTGGGCCTTCAGGGACTCGAACCCCGGACCTGCCGGTTATGAGCCGGACGCTCTAACCAACTGAGCTAAAGGCCCTCATTTGGCGGAGAAGGCGGGATTCGAACCCGCGCACCGATTACTCGGCCTAACGGTTTAGCAAACCGTCCTCTTCAGCCTACTTGAGTACTTCTCCAAATCTGGCGGAGGGGGTGGGATTCGAACCCACGGCCCCTTTCGGAGTCACTGGTTTTCAAGACCAGCTCCTTAAACCACTCGGACACCCCTCCATATTTGGTGACCCATCCGCGGCTCGAACGCGGGACACCTTGATTAAAAGTCAAGTGCTCTACCGACTGAGCTAATGGGTCTTATGGCTGGGGTAGCAGGACTCGAACCTACGAATGCCAGAGTCAAAGTCTGGTGCCTTACCGACTTGGCGATACCCCATTATTTTATGGCGGGTCCACAGGGACTCGAACCCCGGACACACGGCTTAGAAGGCCGTTGCTCTATCCAGCTGAGCTATGAACCCTTATTGGAGCGGATGATGGGAATCGAACCCACGCTACCAGCTTGGAAGGCTGGAGTTCTACCATTGAACTACATCCGCATATCTTGGAGCGGAAGACGGGATTCGAACCCGCGACCCTCGCCTTGGCAAGGCGATGCTCTACCACTGAGCCACTTCCGCAATTAATTGGTGGAGGAGAGTGGATTCGAACCACTGAAAGCTTAGCTAACGGATTTACAGTCCGCCCCCTTTGGCCACTCGGGAACTCCTCCTAATTCTTTGGAGCTGGCGAAGGGAATCGAACCCCCAACCTGCTGATTACAAGTCAGCTGCTCTACCGTTGAGCCACACCAGCACATTTATTGGCGACCCGGAAGGGGCTCGAACCCTCGACCTCCAGCGTGACAGGCTGGCATTCTAACCAACTGAACTACCGGGCCATAATCAAATTTTAATGGTGGGCGCAATAGGGATCGAACCTATGACCCCCTGCTTGTAAGGCAGGTGCTCTCCCAGCTGAGCTATGCGCCCAAAATGGTGACCCATCCGGGAATCGAACCCGGGTTACCGCCGTGAAAGGGCGGTGTCTTGACCGCTTGACCAATGGGCCTTAATGGTTGCGGAGGCAGGATTTGAACCTACGACCTTCGGGTTATGAGCCCGACGAGCTGCCAGCTGCTCCACTCCGCGATATTTTGGTGCCGGGGACCGGAATCGAACCGGTACGGTCTGTAAGGACCGCAGGATTTTAAGTCCTGTGCGTCTGCCAGTTCCGCCACCCCGGCATTCTTTGGCTCCAAGGGTGGGACTCGAACCCACAACCTATCGGTTAACAGCCGAGTGCTCCACCATTGAGCTACCTTGGAACACAAACCAGCGGCGACCTACTCTCCCAAGGCGTCTCCGCCTAAGTACCATCAGCGCTGAAGGGCTTAACTTCTGTGTTCGGTATGGGAACAGGTGTGACCCCTTCGCTATTGCCACTGGATTTTTTTGAGGACAAGATATATTTTATCTCGTTTTTCGCAGTTTGTCAACACTTTTTTAAAGAATTTGCATTTTTTCAGTCCTACACAAATCCTTATACATACTAATGTTGAGTTAAGACAAAATTTATTTTACCACCTTGCTAGAATTTTGTCAACTGCTTTTTTATACCCTCAAAACTAAACAATGCATATTTTGGTCAAGCCCTCGACCTATTAGTATCGGTCAGCTAAAGACATTACTGCCCTTACACCTCCAACCTATCAACCAGATCGTCTTTCTGGGGTCTTACTGGATTAACTCCATGGGAAATCTTATCTTAAGGGGGGCTTCGCGCTTAGATGCCTTCAGCGCTTATCCCTTCCGTACATAGCTACTCAGCTGTGCCACTGGCGTGACAACTGATGCACCAGAGGTACGTCCATCCCGGTCCTCTCGTACTAAGGACAGCTCCTCTCAAATTTCCTACGCCCACAGCGGATAGGGACCGAACTGTCTCACGACGTTCTGAACCCAGCTCGCGTGCCTCTTTAATGGGCGAACAGCCCAACCCTTGGGACCTACTTCAGCCCCAGGATGAGACGAGCCGACATCGAGGTGCCAAACCTCCCCGTCGATGTGGACTCTTGGGGGAGATAAGCCTGTTATCCCCGGGGTAGCTTTTATCCGTTGAGCGATGGCCCTTCCACTCGGAACCACCGGATCACTAAGCCCGACTTTCGTCCTTGCTCGACCTGTGTGTCTCGCAATCAAGCTCCCTTCTGCCTTTGCACTCTTCGCGCGATTTCCGACCGCGCTGAGGGAACCTTTGGGCGCCTCCGTTACTCTTTAGGAGGCGACCGCCCCAGTCAAACTGCCCACCTGACAGTGTCCCAAAGCTGGATTCACAGCTTATGGTTAGAACTTCAGTATTACAAGAGTGGTATCCCAACGTCGACTCCACACACACTGGCGTGCATGCTTCTCAGTCTCCCACCTATCCTGTACATGTAATACCAAAATCCAGTGTCAGGCTACAGTAAAGCTCCACGGGGTCTTTCCGTCCTGCTGCGGGTAACCGGCATCTTCACCGGTACTACAATTTCACCGAGTCTATTGTTGAGACAGTGCCCAAATCGTTACGCCTTTCGTGCGGGTCGGAACTTACCCGACAAGGAATTTCGCTACCTTAGGACCGTTATAGTTACGGCCGCCGTTTACTGGGGCTTAAGTTCTGTGCTTCACTTTCGTTAACACTTCCCCTTAACCTTCCAGCACCGGGCAGGCGTCAGCCCCTATACATCGTCTTTCGACTTAGCAGAGACCTGTGTTTTTGCTAAACAGTCGCTTGGGCCTATTCTCTGCGGCCACCTCGGGCTTGCACCCTAACGTGGCACCCCTTCTCCCGAAGTTACGGGGTCATTTTGCCGAGTTCCTTAACAATAGTTCTCTCGCTCGCCTTAGGATTCTCTCCTCACCTACCTGTGTCGGTTTGCGGTACGGGCACCTACAATCTCGCTAGAGGCTTTTCTTGACAGTGTGGAATCAGTAAGTTCGCTACTTGTTTTTCGCTCCCCATCACGTCTCAGAATTATCGAAACGGATTTGCCTATCTCGACTTCCTAAACGCTTGGACGCACACAACCAACGGTGCGCTTAACCTATCCTCCTGTGTCACCCCATTGCTCAAACGATTTTCGGTGGTACAGGAATTTCAACCTGTTGTCCATCGCCTACGACTTTCGTCCTCGGCTTAGGTCCCGACTAACCCTGAGTGGACGAACCTTCCTCAGGAAACCTTAGGTTTTCGGCGGGCAGGATTCTCACCTGCCTCTCGCTACTCATGCCAACATTCTCTCTTGTATACAGTCCACTGCTCCTTACGGTACAGCTTCAACCCGTATACAATGCTCCCCTACCCATCCCAAAGGGATGCCGTAGCTTCGGTGACAGGTTTGAGCCCCGGTAATTTTCGGCGCAGGATCACTCGACTAGTGAGCTATTACGCACTCTTTGAATGAATGGCTGCTTCTAAGCCAACATCCTAGTTGTCTATGCAATCCCACATCCTTTTCCACTTAACCTGTACTTAGGGACCTTAGCTGACGGTCTGGGCTGTTTCCCTCTCGACTATGAATCTTATCACACATAGTCTGACTCCTAAAATTATGATTACGGCATTCGGAGTTTGATAGTCTTCGGTAACCGGTGAGGGCCCCTAGGACATTCAGTGCTCTACCTCCGTATCACAACTTTTAAGGCTAGCCCTAAAGCTATTTCGGGGAGAACCAGCTATCTCCGAGTTCGATTGGAATTTCTCCGCTATCCACAAGTCATCCCAGCCTTTTTCAACAGACATGGGTTCGGTCCTCCACGAAATTTTACTTCCGCTTCAACCTGCTCATGGATAGGTCACCCGGTTTCGGGTCTACGGCATACAACTAAAATCGCCCTATTCAGACTCGCTTTCGCTGCGGCTCCGTAGCATAACTACTTAACCTTGCTGCATACCGTAACTCGTTGGCCCGTTCTACAAAAAGTACGCGGTCGTTCATAAAAAGAACTTCCACTGCTTGTAAACATAGGGTTTCAGGTTCTATTTCACTCCCCTCCCGGGGTTCTTTTCACCTTTCCCTCACGGTACTATGCGCTATCGGTCACCAGGTAGTATTTAGCCTTGGGGGGTGGTCCCCCCTGCTTCCCACAAGGTTTCACGTGTCTCGTGGTACTCTGGAGTATACTCAAGCTAGACTAAGTTTCGCCTACAGGACTATTACCTTCTACGGTGAGCCTTTCCAGACTTCTTCAACTACTTATTCTTCGCTCTTATGAGTATATCCGCAACCCCTAAAGAAAATTCTTTAGGTTTGGGCTAGTCCCCTTTCGCTCGCCGCTACTTAGGGAATCGAGTTTTCTTTCTCTTCCTCAGGGTACTTAGATGTTTCAGTTCCCCTGGTATGCCTACCATTACCTATGGATTCAGTAATAGTTACTTAAGTATTACCTTAAGTAGGTTTCCCCATTCGGAAATCCCCGGATCAACGCTTGCTTGCAGCTACCCGAGGCTTATCGCAGCTTACCACGTCCTTCATCGGCTCCTGGTGCCAAGGCATCCGCCCTATGCTCTTTATAGCTTGACCAGTAAAAATTGTATTTTATATGCATTGTTCAGTTTTCAAAGTACATGTGGTGGAGACGAGGGGGATCGAACCCCTGACCCCCTGCGTGCAAGGCAGGTGCTCTCCCAGCTGAGCTACGTCCCCATAATTAACTTTTGAAGGTTTGATCCTTCAAAACTATACAGTGTAAGTTAAGCCTTTCTCCTTAGAAAGGAGGTGATCCAGCCGCACCTTC includes:
- a CDS encoding ribonuclease H-like domain-containing protein, yielding MEIIQYNLEETLHMPKNFLDLYGDANFAIFDIETTGLNPRFHKVILIGLLYIENGKISIKQFFCNNKKEEKELLSAFKEEIQEFDILINYNGNTFDIPFLNKRFLANEIDYSIKTYQSIDLLKLIRRVQKKLNLNNCKLKSVEAYLGIHRNDKISGKESVTLYNQYEKEKNKQIKDIILLHNYDDLYYFSKAFMILDKIHIEQILQAFPQIFHIYKKNTCYISKQYIKDNSFHLEGVYKNNHINNYIAYENGFCFEYVKNTNTFKIKIPLYKGRLSSGDKCLYIDLCDFSFPCRKNQSNDFIPENIILFKQNNHIKPLDIHLFISKLIPYIFNQMQ